Proteins encoded in a region of the Rutidosis leptorrhynchoides isolate AG116_Rl617_1_P2 chromosome 9, CSIRO_AGI_Rlap_v1, whole genome shotgun sequence genome:
- the LOC139866369 gene encoding aspartic proteinase PCS1, whose translation MASVSLFFILYSLLFTSSYSISDKNLILPLKIKSLPTGYDQKPTNKLSFHHNVSLTVSLSVGSPPQQVTMVLDTGSELTWLRCKKSPTTPLWYDPLRSKSYTPVPCTSPTCSTRTRDFTVPVSCDSRKLCHAIVSYVDATSVEGNLAYDTFRFTNSELPGIVFGCMDTGSSSNQDEDSKTTGLLGMNRGSLSFVSQMGYSKFSYCISSRDSTGVLLFGDVKISWLKPLSYTPLVNMSRPLPYFDRVAYTVQLEGIKVGTSILGLPKSVYVPDHTGAGQTMVDSGTQFTFLLGPVYIALKNEFLKQTRSLLRVYEDPDFVYQGAMDLCYRVDRSRAGLPVLPSVTMMFRGAEMSITGERLLVQVPGLIKGNDQIHCFTFGNSDLLGIEAYVIGHHHQENMWMEFDIANSRVGLAEVRCDLASQKLGIGL comes from the coding sequence ATGGCCTCTGTTTCTCTCTTTTTTATACTTTATTCATTACTTTTTACTTCAAGTTATTCAATTTCTGATAAAAATCTAATCTTGCCATTAAAGATCAAATCTTTACCAACTGGGTATGATCAAAAACCAACCAACAAGCTATCTTTCCACCACAACGTTTCACTAACGGTCTCACTTTCTGTCGGGTCGCCGCCGCAGCAAGTCACCATGGTTCTTGACACCGGCAGTGAGCTGACATGGCTCCGGTGTAAAAAATCACCCACCACACCATTATGGTATGACCCATTACGTTCAAAATCTTACACCCCTGTTCCTTGCACTTCACCAACTTGCAGCACCCGAACCCGGGATTTTACCGTACCCGTTTCTTGTGACTCGAGAAAACTTTGCCATGCTATTGTTTCCTATGTGGATGCCACTTCAGTTGAAGGGAATCTTGCTTATGATACTTTTCGGTTCACGAATTCGGAACTACCCGGAATCGTATTCGGGTGTATGGATACCGGGTCGAGTTCCAACCAAGATGAGGATTCTAAGACAACCGGGTTATTGGGTATGAACCGGGGTTCGTTATCTTTTGTTTCTCAAATGGGTTACTCGAAGTTTTCTTATTGTATATCGAGCCGGGACTCGACCGGGGTTTTATTATTCGGAGACGTTAAGATATCGTGGCTTAAACCGTTAAGTTACACGCCGTTAGTTAATATGTCGAGACCATTACCGTATTTTGACCGGGTTGCTTATACGGTTCAACTTGAAGGTATCAAAGTTGGCACGTCAATTTTAGGTTTGCCCAAATCGGTATATGTACCGGATCATACTGGGGCGGGTCAAACCATGGTTGATTCGGGTACACAGTTTACTTTCCTTCTTGGGCCGGTTTATATCGCtttaaaaaacgaatttttaaaacaaacaagaTCGTTGTTACGGGTTTATGAGGACCCGGATTTTGTATATCAAGGGGCTATGGACCTTTGTTACCGTGTTGATAGGAGCCGGGCCGGGCTGCCCGTTTTACCTAGTGTAACGATGATGTTTAGGGGTGCGGAAATGAGTATTACGGGTGAGAGGTTATTGGTTCAAGTACCCGGTTTGATTAAAGGAAATGATCAAATACATTGTTTCACATTTGGGAATTCGGATCTTTTAGGGATTGAGGCATATGTTATCGGACATCACCATCAAGAAAACATGTGGATGGAATTTGATATTGCAAATTCTCGGGTCGGGTTGGCGGAGGTTAGGTGTGATCTAGCTAGTCAAAAGCTTGGAATTGGCCTTTAA
- the LOC139869206 gene encoding uncharacterized protein: protein MDPAVFRNPPFLHPSDGPGSLSVQEKLIGSQNYRSCRRSIKIALSTNHKLGFVTGTVVRSADDPVKAEHWDTCNNMVISWIMNSVSDSIVKSIMFIGTASEIWKQLEKRFALSNGSRKYKLHKEVYSCEQQGSAVIDFYTKMKCIWEEIDSMSDLPRIADVTPEIAAFMIAVNLQKEEQHLFQFLNGLDDQYSALRSQLLMLNPLPSVEVACSMLQQEESQREMFTSVESTALYSKSNTKDKCELCGNKGHSPDKCWEKIGYPPWHYKSRLAFKQVNQRTKTVIVNANKRTTTAVTVKGNNVIFTSEQFEQLLKCLPQMTHTDVQGTVAGFDDELDHHFAAGIIIKSSIDSKWILDTGATDHMTPSSDELVESKSLLLKSHIRLPNGNTSVITQIGKVKLGNQMELNDVLVVPLFKFSLLSVPKLTKDKPVVVIFYSKFCVIHDLKTKTVIGLAERHEDLYYLVNVPLH, encoded by the coding sequence ATGGATCCAGCTGTGTTTCGAAATCCTCCGTTTCTTCATCCATCGGACGGTCCAGGTTCATTATCTGTACAAGAGAAGCTTATTGGATCTCAAAATTACAGATCATGTAGACGTTCAATTAAAATCGCATTATCCACGAATCATAAGCTTGGATTTGTGACTGGAACTGTTGTTAGATCTGCAGATGATCCTGTGAAAGCTGAACACTGGGACACCTGCAACAACATGGTGATTAGTTGGATCATGAATTCTGTTAGTGATTCAATTGTCAAGTCTATCATGTTCATTGGGACTGCATCTGAAATATGGAAGCAATTGGAGAAGAGGTTTGCTCTAAGCAATGGATCTAGAAAGTACAAGTTACACAAAGAAGTTTACTCATGTGAGCAACAAGGATCTGCTGTAATTGATTTCTACACTAAGATGAAGTGTATTTGGGAAGAGATTGATTCTATGAGTGATCTTCCTAGAATTGCTGATGTGACACCTGAAATTGCTGCTTTCATGATTGCTGTTAACCTTCAGAAAGAAGAACAACATCTTTTTCAGTTTCTCAATGGTCTGGATGATCAGTACAGTGCTTTAAGAAGTCAATTGTTAATGCTAAATCCACTACCTAGTGTTGAGGTTGCTTGTTCTATGCTTCAACAAGAAGAATCTCAAAGGGAAATGTTTACATCTGTTGAGTCAACTGCTTTGTATAGTAAGTCAAATACAAAGGATAAATGTGAGCTTTGTGGTAACAAGGGGCACTCTCCAGATAAGTGTTGGGAGAAAATTGGTTATCCTCCATGGCATTACAAGAGTAGGTTGGCTTTTAAACAAGTTAATCAAAGGACTAAGACTGTAATTGTGAATGCTAATAAAAGGACTACTACTGCTGTAACTGTTAAAGGAAACAATGTCATCTTTACTTCAGAACAATTTGAACAGCTTTTGAAGTGCTTGCCTCAAATGACTCATACAGATGTGCAGGGCACAGTGGCTGGTTTTGATGATGAATTGGATCATCACTTTGCAGCAGGTATAATCATTAAGTCATCTATTGATAGTAAATGGATACTTGATACAGGTGCCACAGATCATATGACACCTAGTAGTGATGAGCTAGTTGAGTCCAAGTCATTATTACTAAAATCACATATTAGGTTACCAAATGGTAATACTTCAGTGATTACTCAAATTGGTAAAGTGAAACTAGGAAATCAAATGGAGTTAAATGATGTACTTGTTGTGCCATTATTTAAGTTCAGTCTTCTATCTGTTCCTAAGTTGACTAAAGATAAGCCAGTTGTGGTTATCTTTTATTCAAAATTCTGTGTGATACATGACTTGAAAACTAAGACGGTGATAGGACTGGCTGAAAGGCATGAAGATCTCTATTATCTAGTGAATGTTCCACTTCATTAG